The proteins below are encoded in one region of Shewanella algae:
- the dnaQ gene encoding DNA polymerase III subunit epsilon has product MNIISNASRQIILDTETTGMNQGAGPVYLGHRIIEIGCVEVINRRLTGRTFHQYINPGQPIDEEAIAVHGITDERVANEPRFHEIASDFIAFIQGAEIVAHNASFDVSFMDHEFSMTHPRGPVTADICQILDSLAIAKFLHPGQKNNLDALCKRYHIDNSRREYHGALLDAEILADVYLAMTGGQTKFNLSSEQAGQEAGGIMRLDANRAKLKVIAASADELNMHEQRLDLVAKSGKCLWRDEPQPMD; this is encoded by the coding sequence ATGAATATCATATCGAATGCCAGTCGGCAGATCATTCTGGATACCGAAACCACAGGTATGAACCAGGGCGCAGGCCCCGTCTATCTAGGCCACAGAATCATTGAAATCGGCTGTGTGGAAGTCATTAACCGCCGCTTGACCGGCCGCACTTTCCACCAGTATATCAATCCGGGCCAACCCATTGATGAAGAAGCGATTGCGGTTCACGGTATCACAGATGAGAGAGTGGCCAACGAGCCCAGGTTTCATGAAATAGCCTCCGACTTTATCGCCTTTATTCAAGGGGCGGAGATTGTGGCTCACAACGCCTCGTTTGACGTGAGCTTTATGGATCATGAGTTTTCCATGACCCATCCCAGGGGGCCGGTGACGGCGGATATTTGTCAGATCCTCGACTCCCTGGCCATCGCCAAGTTTTTGCACCCAGGGCAAAAGAACAATCTGGATGCCCTGTGTAAGCGTTATCACATAGACAACTCCCGCCGCGAGTATCACGGCGCTTTGCTCGATGCCGAGATCCTCGCCGATGTTTATCTGGCGATGACAGGCGGCCAGACCAAGTTCAACCTCTCCAGTGAACAAGCAGGTCAGGAAGCCGGCGGCATCATGCGTCTCGATGCCAATCGCGCAAAACTTAAAGTGATCGCCGCATCGGCCGATGAACTGAATATGCATGAGCAAAGGCTCGATTTAGTTGCAAAATCAGGCAAGTGCCTCTGGCGCGACGAGCCACAACCTATGGATTGA